Sequence from the Kineosporia succinea genome:
GACGGATCCCAGCGCACGGCTCGCCGAGGTGCGCGCGCACAGGCCGAAGAAGTTCGTGTTCTTCTGGAAGCACGACCGCGAGCGCGACGGCCGCGTCGGCAGCGGCTGTTTCAGTCAGTGGTTCCCGTCGCGGTTCGAGATCGAGGGTGTCACCTACCCCACGGCCGAGCACTGGATGATGGCCGGCAAGGCCCGGCTGTTCGGTGACGAGGCGGCGCTGGAGAGGATCCTGGCGGCCGGGCACCCGGCCCAGGCGCAGAAGCTGGGAAGGCAGGTGCGCGGGTTCGACCAGGCGCTCTGGGAGGAACACCGCTACGAGCTGGTCGCGGACGGCAATCTGGCCAAGTTCACCCAGCTGCCCGAGCTGGGTGAGGTCCTGCGCCGGACGGCTGGGCGGGTGCTGGTCGAGGCCAGCCCGATCGACCGGGTCTGGGGCGTGGGGCTGGCGGCCGATCACGAGGCGGTGCCCGACCCGGCCCGCTGGCGGGGTCTGAACCTGCTCGGGTTCGCGCTGATGGACGTGCGGGACCGGCTCTGAGGTATTCCGCCTGCACCGGACGTTCACCCGGGTGCGCCGAGGGCTGAACCGGTCCGATGCTGTCGGTGGTCGGGGTTAATCTCGCGATGTGACCCTGACGCTGATGGCCGTGCATGCCCACCCCGACGACGAGGCGACCGGCACCGGTGGTGTGTTCGCCAAGGCTGCGGCCGAGGGCATCCGCACCGTGCTCGTGACCTGCACCGACGGGCGCTGTGGCGATGGTCCCGGCGGGGTCAAGCCCGGGGCGGAGGGGCACGAGCCCGAGGCCGTGGTGCGGGTGCGGGCGGGTGAGCTCGAGCGCAGCGCCAAGGTTCTCGGCATCGACGTGGTCGAGCAGCTCGGCTACCACGACTCCGGCATGATGGGCTGGGACACGAACACGCTGCCGGGGGCGTTCTGGAACACCCCCGTCGACGAGGCCGCCGCCCGCCTGGCCGGGCTGATGCGGCAGCACCGTCCCGACGTGGTGGTCACCTACGACGCGAACGGTGTCTACGGTCATCCCGACCACATCCAGGCCCACCGCATCACCATGGCCGCGGTCGGGCTGCTGGCCGGTGAGGAGTGGCAGCCGTCCAAGGTCTACTGGTCGTCGATGCCCTACTCGCAGATGCAGAAGTGGGGAGACCTGATGGCCGAGTTCGGCACCGAGGAGGAGAAGGCCGAGGGCGCGAAGTACGA
This genomic interval carries:
- a CDS encoding NADAR family protein, with product MPWTDPSARLAEVRAHRPKKFVFFWKHDRERDGRVGSGCFSQWFPSRFEIEGVTYPTAEHWMMAGKARLFGDEAALERILAAGHPAQAQKLGRQVRGFDQALWEEHRYELVADGNLAKFTQLPELGEVLRRTAGRVLVEASPIDRVWGVGLAADHEAVPDPARWRGLNLLGFALMDVRDRL
- a CDS encoding PIG-L family deacetylase, which translates into the protein MAVHAHPDDEATGTGGVFAKAAAEGIRTVLVTCTDGRCGDGPGGVKPGAEGHEPEAVVRVRAGELERSAKVLGIDVVEQLGYHDSGMMGWDTNTLPGAFWNTPVDEAAARLAGLMRQHRPDVVVTYDANGVYGHPDHIQAHRITMAAVGLLAGEEWQPSKVYWSSMPYSQMQKWGDLMAEFGTEEEKAEGAKYEAEMQAMLERGERLPMGVPDAELTTWVDVTAWSQQKFDALSAHASQSDSAMMLALGVERFGVMMGVEPFQLVGMAEGAPREADLFEGLR